In Mytilus edulis chromosome 7, xbMytEdul2.2, whole genome shotgun sequence, a single genomic region encodes these proteins:
- the LOC139483446 gene encoding uncharacterized protein codes for MESLQNSNADMKENIERLCRLQTEGSKRQRLIGETSAELDHHRKDQTYTEIKAVTACLQMLDNSKVLILSGREGSGKSKNSLEILRRIKEKHPETDVIKLKRLTQFSDIIKEDAVTVVLFEDVFGRITKQFCENTDEPILDSLHSYIKLGNVKVIFVICNTVKQECQSLLSSHDIFYNNIAYLDLNSEEFELSYKEKESILVNYCTKNEIDIIYKDDSFNHNDRNIDKIKVSSIDKPDVSCRMSADNKCLVINCSAIEEMISSDPYQGFPECCRLFTRNKNITKLGATYFRYPLKSLLKEIESMRMEGKANDVKGLKYVILLYILLNQAQSAGSLQTESHDRVLMSINENGIDVLAHQTLFKECYSRNIGLNVHDIMYLCEELTCRYLTRKENTIYFQHRTFQDSVLISYCKINPKAIIPLLSIDHMVDIVRPQNYMEQEEEIFIKIPTIYYPELAVKIISFFYSDQRYANVKHDMIDMTELFMNVCCSSYNEEKHAIDCMMDNVDHSLIDYDKCIDEMLGLGALVQLVENLFKQWDDYDEDGQYYYKDIETFFRLLLKYHSDNIGVAEMIMEKACNVGSHRIVEELLLDKFDNISYYLNRTLDKCLSQGLDKIFVSNNGGYGKLLMLFIQRVNIKFIDLDSLMNDVCNIGHTSAVLWLLENNYSHCFDLRNVLNKASYHGDLELVKYLQQTYKTGDFDYKTAMVKACQNSQNKMLDVCKWLWANTDRDWFDMKVALNNASRYDNTTVVEWILTDVDTELFDTEDALFCACEHGSYNTVKLLLETSGINIFDFQYAITVACRNENNGYTIIAKLLYERADKSTINIHAVFSVACKNYRSDIVQWIIETCDQNISFTETRDGNKDSTKSLDKNLVDMDQALTCIINMVASDSHKENHNETKKKLVWLILNQCDPKAIYIFELLTETCKNDWIEIFQWILRKVDNSGLNIGEVINEACQNGAFKIVKWSLENINIQLLDADNVMIESCGSGWLECLVLIQKHCNQYNLHAAMLEACTYGRLDIVKWLLQNYNYKYFNLPLLLKETARNGWTHIFSRLITHFQFYNSDLQFATKEALINGNQRIIKLMLLVVGRDALDLSTPLIEELADTETEIVVNFILRNFDLRRLDLSKIMTNACKFGWQNIASFIINNDSNCLCDSALGLIDISSFITGKHVNCLCDFTSAFNTACMNGEAEIVQLLIVNVSHKIFAVQKAMLSTCIKGWDEIAVLLLDNFEHTQLDICNALIEACRHGEIYVVQAILRKIKHNLFDIKTALNEACENHMNEDLVLWILKNIDHEQLDLTNVRRKAVRHNWRTVQLEMPEVDIEDLNQIEHETETDYIVIP; via the exons gtgAAACATCAGCAGAACTTGATCACCATAGAAAAGACCAGACATATACAGAAATAAAGGCCGTTACAGCATGTCTTCAGATGCTCGATAACAGTAAAGTGTTGATATTATCTGGTAGGGAGGGCAGTGGGAAAAGTAAAAATAGCTTAGAAATACTAAGacgaataaaagaaaaacatccAGAAACTGACGTTATCAAACTCAAAAGACTAACTCAGTTTTCAGATATTATAAAAGAAGATGCAGTGACAGTAGTTCTGTTTGAAGATGTTTTCGGAAGAATAACAAAACAGTTTTGTGAGAATACTGATGAACCAATACTTGATAGTTTACATTCCTACATTAAATTAGGCAACGTTAAggtaatttttgttatttgtaaCACCGTCAAACAAGAATGTCAAAGTCTTTTGTCATCACATGATATTTTCTATAATAACATTGCTTATCTTGATCTAAATTCTGAAGAATTCGAATTATCATATAAGGAGAAAGAAAGTATTTTAGTTAACtactgtacaaaaaatgaaatagatataatttacaaagatGATTCTTTTAATCATAATGAtagaaatattgacaaaataaaagtGTCCAGTATCGACAAACCGGATGTGTCGTGTCGTATGTCTGCAGATAATAAATGTTTAGTTATAAACTGTTCGGCTATAGAAGAAATGATAAGCAGCGACCCATATCAAGGATTCCCGGAATGTTGTCGACTATTTACAAggaataaaaacatcacaaaattAGGTGCAACTTACTTTAGATATCCTTTGAAAAGTTTATTAAAAGAAATTGAGAGTATGAGAATGGAAGGCAAAGCCAATGATGTAAAGGGGCTTAAATATGTAATATTGCTTTATATTCTGTTAAATCAAGCTCAATCAGCCGGGTCATTACAAACAGAATCCCATGATCGAGTATTAATGTCAATAAACGAAAACGGTATTGATGTTCTGGCCCACCAAACACTGTTCAAAGAATGTTATAGTAGAAATATAGGACTAAATGTGCATGACATTATGTATCTTTGTGAAGAACTGACGTGTAGATATCTGACCAGAAAAGAAAACACAATATATTTTCAACATCGGACATTCCAAGACAGTGTTCTCATTTCTTATTGTAAGATAAACCCTAAAGCCATTATACCACTGCTTAGCATTGACCATATGGTAGATATAGTTCGCCCACAAAATTATATGGAACAGGAAGAAGAGATTTTTATAAAGATACCAACAATATATTATCCTGAACTTGCCGTAAAgatcatttcatttttttatagtgATCAGCGATATGCC AATGTAAAGCATGATATGATTGATATGACAGAGTTATTTATGAATGTGTGCTGCAGCAGTTACAACGAAGAAAAACATGCAATAGATTGCATGATGGATAATGTCGATCATTCTTTAATAGATTATGATAAATGTATAGATGAAATGTTGGGACTTGGCGCTTTGG TACAATTGGTAGAGAATCTCTTTAAGCAGTGGGATGATTATGATGAGGATGGGCAATATTATTATAAAGACATTGAAACTTTTTTTCGACTTTTGCTGAAATATCATAGTGACAATATCGGCGTTGCAGAAATGATAATGGAAAAAGCATGTAACGTTGGATCCCATCGTATTGTAGAGGAACTACTATTGGACAAGTTTGACAATATATCATATTATCTTAATAGAACATTAGATAAATGTTTGTCTCAAGGTttggataaaatatttgtaagtaATAACGGAGGCTATGGCAAGCTACTAATGTTATTTATACAAAGGGTAAACATCAAATTCATTGATTTAGATAGTTTAATGAATGATGTGTGTAATATTGGTCATACATCAGCTGTTTTGTGGTTACTAGAAAATAATTATTCACATTGTTTCGATTTGAGAAATGTACTAAACAAAGCCTCCTATCATGGTGATCTTGAACTTGTCAAATATCTTCAACAAACATACAAAACAGGAGATTTTGATTATAAAACTGCAATGGTTAAGGCTTGTCAAAATTCGCAAAATAAAATGTTGGATGTTTGTAAATGGCTTTGGGCAAACACTGACCGAGATTGGTTTGATATGAAGGTAGCACTGAATAATGCAAGTAGATATGACAATACTACAGTTGTGGAATGGATTCTTACTGATGTTGACACAGAGCTATTCGATACAGAAGATGCTTTGTTCTGTGCTTGTGAACATGGTAGCTATAATACAGTTAAGCTGTTGCTGGAAACTTCTGGTATCAACATATTCGATTTTCAATATGCCATTACTGTAGCGTGCAGGAATGAAAACAATGGTTATACAATTATTGCCAAACTATTATACGAACGTGCTGATAAATCAACAATTAACATACATGCTGTATTTTCAGTCGCATGTAAAAACTATAGGAGTGATATTGTCCAATGGATTATTGAAACTTGTGATCAAAATATAAGTTTTACTGAAACAAGGGACGGAAACAAGGATTCCACTAAAAGTCTTGACAAAAATTTGGTCGACATGGACCAGGCATTAACTTGTATAATCAATATGGTTGCTTCAGATTCACACAAGGAAAATCataatgaaactaaaaaaaaacttgtatggCTAATCCTTAATCAATGTGATCCCAAAGCAATTTATATTTTCGAACTATTGACAGAAACATGTAAAAATGACTGGATAGAAATTTTTCAATGGATATTAAGAAAAGTGGATAATTCTGGTCTTAATATTGGTGAAGTAATAAATGAAGCTTGCCAAAATGGGGCATTTAAAATAGTAAAATGGTCATTAGAAAATATTAATATACAACTTTTAGATGCTGACAATGTAATGATTGAATCATGCGGCTCTGGTTGGCTAGAATGTTTGGTGTTAATTCAGAAACACTGTAACCAATACAACTTACATGCAGCAATGCTAGAAGCTTGTACCTACGGGCGCCTTGATATTGTCAAATGGCTTTTACAAAACTATAATTATAAGTATTTTAATCTTCCATTACTTTTAAAGGAAACTGCTCGAAATGGTTGGACACATATTTTCTCTAGGCTTATAACACATTTTCAGTTTTACAACTCTGACCTTCAATTTGCTACAAAGGAAGCACTTATAAATGGTAATCAGAGAATTATCAAATTGATGTTATTAGTAGTTGGCAGAGATGCGTTGGATTTGTCTACACCTTTGATTGAAGAATTAGCCGATACAGAAACTGAAATTGTTGTAAATTTCATTTTACGGAATTTTGATCTGCGGCGCTTAGATTTATCAAAAATAATGACAAATGCATGTAAATTTGGATGGCAGAATATAGCATCGTTTATCATTAACAACGATTCAAACTGCCTTTGTGATAGTGCACTTGGTTTGATAGACATATCATCGTTTATTACTGGTAAACATGTCAACTGTCTTTGCGATTTCACATCAGCATTTAACACAGCTTGTATGAACGGAGAAGCAGAAATCGTGCAGCTGTTGATAGTAAATGTCAGCCATAAGATATTTGCTGTGCAGAAAGCAATGCTTTCTACCTGTATAAAAGGATGGGACGAAATAGCTGTATTGTTATTAGACAATTTCGAACACACACAGCTAGATATCTGCAACGCTCTTATTGAAGCGTGTCGCCATGGTGAAATATATGTTGTTCAAGCAATACTCCGGAAGATTAAACATAACCTGTTTGACATCAAAACAGCGCTGAATGAAGCATGTGAAAATCATATGAATGAAGACCTTGTACTGtggattttgaaaaatattgaccACGAACAATTGGATTTGACAAATGTGAGAAGAAAGGCCGTTAGACATAATTGGAGGACAGTTCAACTTGAAATGCCAGAGGTAGACATTGAAGATCTTAATCAAATCGAACATGAGACTGAAACAGATTATATAGTTATCCCGTAA